The genomic segment CAATACAGAGCAGATATATCATATGGCTTGCAGAAGAGGATTTAAAAGAACTAAAAATAACATGTGGGGCCTAATAAGAAATCCTGTTTATTGCGGTAAAATATTTATACCGAAATATAAAGATGAAGAAAGCAGATTTGTTACAGGGCAGCATGAGCCACTTATTTCTGAAGGCCTTTTTTATAATGTACAGGATATCTTAGATGGCAAATCACGCCTTTACAGACCTAAAATTAAAACTGTCGTTGATTTCCCGTTAAGAGGCTTTTTTATCTGTCCAAAGTGCCAAAAGAAGCTGCAAGGAAGTAAATGTAAAGGAAGACACAAATACTATCATTATTACCACTGTGAAGCGCAATGTAAGTTTAGAATTAACTCAGAAATCGCCAATGAACTTTTTATTGAAGATCTTAATAAGTATCAGCCTATAGCTGAAGTTAAGAAATTATACAGTTCGATTTTATATGAAACACATCGTGATATCGCAAATAATGCCGGCGAACAGAAAAGAAGACTTGTAGAACAGATAAAAGATTTTGAACTCAGATTAAGCAATGCAAGAGATCTTCTCCTTACATCAAAAATTGAAGCTGATGATTATAAGCTAATGAAAGATGACTATGGTGCACGAATTGCAAACCTTGAACGTGAGCTATCAACAGTTACTAAAGATAAGCATAGTATTGAAGAGCTACTGATAAAGGGGGTTGACAACCTTATCAAGCTTAGTGATTCATATTTGAAAAGGGATTTATCTGATGCAAGAAGCCTAATTGGTTTAGTTTACCCCGAAAATTTCACAATTCACGAAAATAAAGTACAA from the Flavobacterium sp. genome contains:
- a CDS encoding recombinase family protein — translated: MSIIADLYIRVSTDEQAEKGYSQRNQEEVLRKYCSINYIEVRNVIYEDHSAKTFNRPQWNKLLLNLKKQKNTTDLVLFTKWDRFSRNAGDAYQMISLLRKLGVEPQAIEQPLDLAIPENKMMLAFYLAAPEVENDRRALNTFHGMRRAKKEGRYMGIAPFGYANKSKEDGSKYIALVEPAASVMRWIFEELAKGIFNTEQIYHMACRRGFKRTKNNMWGLIRNPVYCGKIFIPKYKDEESRFVTGQHEPLISEGLFYNVQDILDGKSRLYRPKIKTVVDFPLRGFFICPKCQKKLQGSKCKGRHKYYHYYHCEAQCKFRINSEIANELFIEDLNKYQPIAEVKKLYSSILYETHRDIANNAGEQKRRLVEQIKDFELRLSNARDLLLTSKIEADDYKLMKDDYGARIANLERELSTVTKDKHSIEELLIKGVDNLIKLSDSYLKRDLSDARSLIGLVYPENFTIHENKVQTARVNKIVESIYLINKQLKAKKTGQKMIFIFCPEK